AAAATCCAAAATCAAAAATTGCCTCACTTTTCGTTCAGCCGCTGCTCCCAGTCATAATCCCGCGCGGTGACGATATTCTCCATCCTCCGAATCCGCCGCTCAAGGTTATCGAAGGTTCGCTTCAGCCGCTGCAACGCCATGCCGCGCGAGTTCACATACGAATCGTAGAACTCCTGATCGCTGTCTTCGCGAAATGGGATGACCGGTTCGGGCTTGAGCAACAGTGCTGCGACAACGTATGCGCCGATCATAGGCCACAGGCCCGTGAAAAACGTCGCAAACACCGTCGCCACGCGCACCCAGAACACGGGCGCATCGAGGTAATTTGAAAGTCCTCGGCACACGCCGAAGATCACGCCGTTGCGCGAACGGTACAGCGTCTTCGAACCGCCGGTTGAGTAGTCCATGTCATCGTCTCCTGAGTCGTCGTCCCTGTAGCCGTGCCGATACGCGCGCCTCATGCGGCGCGCCTCGCGTTTCAATTCACGCGCCCGGCGGCGCACCTCGCGCCACCCACCATGAAAATCGTCGTAGCGGCTCACTGTGCGCCCCCTTTCTTTTCGCGATCCAACAGCAAGGTCTCCAGTGCCTCAACACGCTCTTCCATCTTAAGAAGGCCGTGATAAATGTCCTGAATCAACTGTGTCTCATCAGAGGTCTCGCGGAGATTGCGCTGGCTTCCCCCGCCCTTAATGATCTTTAACACCGCAATGAGGATCCCGCCGGTGACTGCCACCAGAGGAATCATCACGGCCATCTCTGCCGCTCCGATTCCTAACCCCAGAATGCCGTTCATGTTTGTCCCTTCTTCGGTCGACGTCTTACCGCGTATCGACTACTTCCGGTCTCGTCAGTCCTTTGCGCGCACCTTGTCCTTCGGGTCCAGCACCAGCGTTTCGAGCGCTTCAATCCGTTCTTCCATGCGACCTAGGCTCTGGTAGATTTCCTGCATGATGCGCGCTTCGTCTTCATGGAGTCCCGAGTTGCGCCTGGCGCCGGACGCTATCCTTAAGACAGCAATCAGAATAACCACGGGCACGGCCAAACTGGCCAGAACGATCGTGATTATGATGGCTAACTCGGCAACCCCTGGCATCTACTTTTCCTTTCGAGTCACGTTGCTGGCATTGAAAACCGGCAGCACTGTCCTCGTCGCTTACTCTTCTACGGACACCTTGTCCTTCGGGTCCAGCACCAGCGTTTCAAGCGCTTCAATGCGTTCTTCCATGCGGCCAAGACTCTGGTAGATCTCCTGCATGATTCGCGCCTCATCTTCTTGAAGTCCCGCATTCCGCTTGCTGCTGGTCACGGCCTTCAGAATGATGACGAGCACGAGCACAGGAATCGCTAATGCCGCCAGCGTCACCAGTGTTACGAAAAGAATCCCGAAAATCGGGATGGCGACCGAAGTTTCCATGATCTCGTTTCCCACATCTTCTGGAGGCGTTCAGGCACACCTCACCCGTAATCCAAAGCACCGTTGACTTTCGAATGCGTAACGCCGGATGCGTTAGTTCTGAGGAGTGCCGCCCTGCGACTTCGCCTTGAGCTCGGCCAACTGCTTCTCAATGTCCTGGTCGTCAGCCAACTTGAGAAACTCCGCCTCGAGCGAATTCTTCGCGCCGTAGTTCACGAGGTCCGCTTCGGCTTCCATCCGCTCGATGCGATTCTCGAACGTGTCGAACCGCGCGAGCGCGTCGCTCGTTTCCACCTTGCGAATGTCGATTTGAGCCTGGCGTTTCCGCTGAGCATGAACGTGTCGCTGCACCAGCATCCGCTGTTTCTCGCGCGCCGCGGCAAGCTTTTCCTCAAGCTGCAGTATATCACTCTGGTACTGGCTCACCAATTCGTCGCACTGAACGCGTTCCCGTTCGATGGCCTCAGCGCGTTCGCGGTAGCGGCGGCGTTCAATCAACGCTTCGCGGGCCAAATCCTCACGGCCTTTGTCCACTGCAAGCTGGGCCTTGCCGCTCCATTCGGTCTCGCGCTTCCTGACGTCCTCAAGCTCGCGCTCAATCTTCTTCTTTGTGGCCATCGCGCCCGCGCACGAGGCCTTGACCTCGACGAGCGTGTCCTCCATCTCGCGGATCATCAGCTTCACCAGCTTCTCCGGATCTTCCGCCTTGTCAAGCATGGCGTTGATGTTCGAGCTGATGATGTCCCGTACGCGCGTGAAGATACCCATGGTGTGTTGCCTCCGTTCGCCGCCCAGTCCCTGGACGGCGCGTTGTTACGCTGTGGCTGCCAGCGCAACGCCTTCCGGATCTTCGAGGAAGGCCGAAGTCGGGCTTTCCACAGAACGCGACTCACGTCCGCCCTGCGGCGCTCTCACGCGCGCCAGACTCCACACCATCCGTTCGTTGACCCGACGGGGTTCGGCACCCGCATCCAAGAGCGCCCGGTGTATCAACTCGGACGCTCCAGAGATGGCATCCGGCTCGTCGAATACGATGCGCAACCCGGCTTCGAACTCATGCGGTTCGTCTGCCGGCCGGCACCAGACCAGTTCGGTCTTCAATTCGACGGACCGTCCATCAAGCTGGACGCTCGGAACGTTGACCAACGCACGCGTGCCAGGGCGCAGATACCGCCCCATGCGGACGCAGACGCCACCACGACCGACATTCAGCAACGTGGCCGAACCCGTGTCCTGGGCGCCGTACCGGTACTGCACGGTACTCGCAAAGGGCAACCGGACGAACCGTCTGCCTTCCCCTCTGCTTGTCTCTTCGCGCATCATTGGTCTTTTCCTTTGCCGACCCCGTGTCGGCGTTTCGCTCCACATACGGAGCAACCTATGTACCAACACACCTTTCTATATCTAAACTCTTCAGTCATGCGCACTTGGATGTGCGGTGGGACCCGAGCTATTGCGGCGACGGTGTGGTTTCTCGCCAATCTCCGGCGAAATCAAAGCCGTGTGAGCTTTTTTCGCCAGTCTTGCGGGCCGGCCTCATTGCCCTCGAAGTACCCCTTGTCAAGGTCCTACGAGCGGTACAGTCTGTCGAGGCCCCCTTCCATGTCAGCCCGCTGGTTTAAAGTCATCTATACAGATGAACTCGCCACCTGTTTCACTTCATCCCCAAATCCATACATCTGGTTCCATTAGGACGACCGAGCGGGATGATTTGTTCAACTTGCTTTGGTTGTGGATCTGAAACGCGCACGAACAGCACTCAGGGCCTTCACTGCGCCAAGTGGCGCAAGCACAACAAACGCAGCGCTGACCCACAGCACGATAGCGCCCGCAAACAAGACCACTCCCCAGAGCGGCGCACTCCAATCGTTCGCAAGCCACGCAATGCCTACGAGAGCCGCCGCGAAGAAGACGAGCACGGCTAGCGAAACTCGTTTCGCCATAACGTCTGCTTTTCCAAGAAACACGTCAGCACTCCTTTGGAAGCGCGCGATCCTGTCCACTTCATAGACGTATGAGCAGGTCTATTGGTTACACCTTTCATCGCATGCGATTGCGTCATGTATAAGATCATTGTGTTCATACAACATCTTGGTTACCGTAGATAATCTGCTTATTTTGTTCAGCTCGATAGGGCGAATGCTTGAATAGAGGGCCTTATGCCGAACGAGTCCCGCACAACACCAAGTAATAGTATTACCTATTTGCTTTTTGCGGCCTTGATCATGGCCTACGGCTGGGGATATCGCGGGACAGTCGGCCACGAAGCGGGGGCCATGTTGCCCGGCGCTCTGCTCGGTCTGGCCGTATGCCTGGCCTCCGGCCGAAGCGATTGGTATCGCCGAAGTGTTGTCGCCGGACTCTTCGGCGCTGCCGGGTGGGCATGGGGCGGTTCGCTCAGCTATATGGAACATACCGCCTATACGATGTCCGATTCCTTTCCGGACGTCTACTACGGCTATTCGATGCTCTTCTTCCTGGGTGGACTTTGGGCGGGTATCGGCGGGGGCATTCTCGGCCTGTCTCTCACCGAACCGCGATCCGTGCTCGAACGGTTTGCGCGCGCATTCAGCGTCGTCTGCTTTTTCTACTTTCTGGCCTACCTCTTCTTTCTCGTGGCGCCAGACTACAAGGACGCCTACGAGACCTTTTCAATTCGCACCTTCCACGATAGCGATTGGCTCTCTGCGACGTTTGCCCTCGTCGCAAGCGGACTCTACTGGTTGACCTGCCGCAAAGACAGACCGGCCTCGGCACTCTTCTTCTGGTGTGCCGTTGCGTGGTGGGTCGGCTACCTGGGTCTTACCAAGTTCGGAGGATTGCGACTAGCGCCTCTCCATCGGAGTGAAAGTTGGGGAGGGGTCGTTGGAATTCTTGTCGTCCTTCTAATCTATCTTCATCGGCGCAATAATCGAGCTGCGTTGATGCTCAGCCTCTACGGAATCCTCGGCGGTGGACTTGGATTCGCGACGGCCGTCTTCATTCGCCATCCGGTGGCTCTCCGCCTTTGGCCGTTCACCGAGCAATGGCCGCAGTGGCGCATTGCGGAAGATAGCTTTGGTCTCATCATGGGCTCTGCAATCGCCTTGGGCGTCTTGCGGCTCCTGCGCGGACGGCTCGCTTCTCCCGCTGAAGATACGCCACGTCCTCCGCTGGATGTCTTCGCCGCCTTCGCGCTGTTGCTCGCCATCAACTGGGTGAATTTTCGTCGCCATGCTGCTCCCTGGATTGAGCGCTCCGATCATTCGGACACCGCGCCATTGCTGGGCATGTCCATGAATGGATGGTTTGTTTTGGGCGGCGCATTGGTCAGCATTCCCGTCCTCGTGGGATTGCTCCAGTACCTGCGTGGAAGCCGTCAGCTCGTCCCGCAGACGGCATTTGGCAAAAGCGCGATCGTCATGCTCTTGCTTGTCTGGGGAACCGTGGCGGGCTATTCGTTTCACGACACCCCCAGCGCCAGCTCCATGCCCGGACACTTTCTGCTGTGGATTCCCGCCTTCGCCGCGACCATGCTGTTCATGACCTACGTAACGCGCGCCGCCCATTCTACCGGCACTATCGAAGACCCTGTCTCGTGTTCCGATCGGCGCTGGAACGTTGGCGTGAAATACATCCTCGGATGGTGCCTGGTCCCCCTGTGCATCCTCGCAATGACGGGAGCCAGCGTGGCTATTCAAGATGGACCTGCCGGCGGCATGCCCCGGAAACGATTTGGGCCTGACGCCTATTGGAGATTGACCGCGCGTCTCTTGGGCACGTGGCGTGTGGCCGGCATTGCAGATACCCTCGGAGGAAACGCAGAAGTGCAAAAGGACCTTTCCGTTACCGCCTTCTCATTTGCACCCGATCGCGTTGTCACGGTGTCGACGTCGGAGGGTGCGAGCGAGACCACACAACAATGGATGCAAAAGGACCAGTACACCTGGTTGAAATGGCGCTTGAACGAAACCGATCCGCCTCGGTATGCCGAAATCCCCCTGCAATTCCGCGACCGCAGACTCTTCATTGCGTGGCCGCCCGATTCTCAAAGTGGCGGGTACCTTGTTCTCGAACGTGAAGGAGAGTGACTGGCCAAGCACTTCTCCAATACCGCGTGTCGCCGCGAGAAAGGGAGAGCGGCGCGTGGGCTGCACGCGCCGCTTGGGTCCTTGGGGAAGCCAGGGTTGGGCATCAGCTTCCCCGTGTCGTGGGGCGGTAGGGATCGGGAGAAGAAGAACTAGTAATAGGAGTACGCGGGGCGCGGCTTCATCATGAGCGCCATGATGATGTAGCCAATGCCAACCGGAAAGAACCCGGTGGCGAGAAACGCGATGAGCACGATGACGCGCAGCCAGAACGCCGACAAATCGAAGTAGTCCGCCAGCCCTTGGCACACGCCGCACAGAACGCCGTCGCGCGACCGATACAAGCCTGTTCGCACACCGTCGTAATACCTTGTCATTGCCTTATCCTTTCTGCCTCGGCGCGCGCATCAATTCGAGCCGCCGTCCCAGCTTCATCACTTCTATTCGTTACGAAGAGGCGACTCCAGTCGTCCCCTTCAATCGCTGCAATTCCGTTTCGATGTCTTCGTCATCCGCCAGCGCGTCAATCCGCGCGCTCAAACTGGGCTTACGCCCGAAATTGATGAGTTCCGCTTCGGCTTCGAGACGGTCGATGCTCTGTTCGACATGCTCGAACCGGGCAAACGCGTCCGACGTGTCCACGCGGCGGATGTCGAGCTGCGCGCGCCTGCGATGCACCGCGCGAATGTGCCGTTGAACCAGGACGCGCTGCTTTTCTCTTACGGCCTCCAGTTTGGCTTCCAACTCGGCAATGTCCGATTGGTACTGCTCAAGAAGGGCTTCGCACTCCGCCAGTTCCCGGTCGAGCACCTCGACGCGGTCCATGAAACGCCGGCGCTCCACAAGCGCTTCGCGCGCCAGGTCGTCGCGGCCCTTGTTGATAGCGATTTTCGCCTTGCCTTCCCACTCATTTGCGCGCGCACGTACGGCGTCCTGCTCGCGCTCGATCTTGCGCCGGGCGGCCATGGCCCCCGCACACGAAGCCTTCACCTCGATCAGGGTGTCTTCCATCTCTCGCATCATCATCGACAGGAGTTTCTCGGGATCCTCCGCCTTATCGAGCATGCAATTGATGTTTGCGCTGATGATGTCTCGCGCCCGTGTGAAGATTCCCATGACTCCTCCTTTGTGCAGCGCAACGTCCGTCGCGCGTTCGTTACTTAGAATCCCAAGTTCACCGCAGCCGCAGGTTTCCACGCGCCGCGCGGCGTCAGATGTTTCCAGACGCTCGACGCTTCCGGCGCAGGGGCTGCGGCGCGACGCCCGTATTCGACGTACCGGAAGTTGCGATCACGCATCACCCGCGCGCTCCACCGGCGCTTCAGGCCCTCGCACACCAACTCCGTGAGTGCTGTCCGCACGTCGGCATCGTCTTCGTACACCCGAATGCCGGCAAGGTATCCCCGCGCGGTGGGCGTACACCATGCCACGGTTCCCAGGAACTCGATCGACCCGGAATTTGCGCCGGGGCCTTCCACTTCGAGCACGATCCGTTGACCCTGCGGAAGGGGGCTTTCCACCCTCAGGCACAACCCCCCTTGGTCCACGTCGTGGATCAGGGCGTGGCCACCTGTCTCGCGCGCCACTTGATACCGCGCTTTGCCTTGGAACCGCACGCGGCGGTACCTGCGTCTCGTGATCCAGATTTCCATCAACCCCGTGCTCCTCGTCGAATTGAACATGCCACACCCAATATCAACGCTTGTGCCAAAAGTGGCATCAAAGGGTAAGCATCTGGAATCGCGCAACTTATCTGAATACCGGTTGACCATGGCGGTTGACGAACCGTGGCGGAATAGCCTAATCTGTGGTCGAAGCGGCCAAACAAAGGCGGGGATTGCGATGGCGGAACAGGCCAAAAACAGTAGTCGTGAACGAAACCGGCCTGCCGAGCCTCTCATTCAGGAGGCATTGGGGCAATCCGAGGCTTTTCTTTCCTTCCAGGAGCGCCTCTCTCGGGTTGCGCGCGTGGATCGTCCTGTCCTGATTTTGGGCGAGCGCGGAACCGGTAAAGAACTCGCCGCCTCGCGAATTCACTACTTATCGCCTCGTTGGCAGGAACCCTTTGTGGCCCTGAACTGCGCGGCCTTGGCGGCGTCCTTGATTGAATCCGAACTGTTTGGCCACGAGGAAGGCGCG
The Candidatus Hydrogenedentota bacterium DNA segment above includes these coding regions:
- the pspC gene encoding envelope stress response membrane protein PspC, whose translation is MDYSTGGSKTLYRSRNGVIFGVCRGLSNYLDAPVFWVRVATVFATFFTGLWPMIGAYVVAALLLKPEPVIPFREDSDQEFYDSYVNSRGMALQRLKRTFDNLERRIRRMENIVTARDYDWEQRLNEK
- a CDS encoding phage-shock protein; protein product: MNGILGLGIGAAEMAVMIPLVAVTGGILIAVLKIIKGGGSQRNLRETSDETQLIQDIYHGLLKMEERVEALETLLLDREKKGGAQ
- a CDS encoding envelope stress response membrane protein PspB, which gives rise to METSVAIPIFGILFVTLVTLAALAIPVLVLVIILKAVTSSKRNAGLQEDEARIMQEIYQSLGRMEERIEALETLVLDPKDKVSVEE
- the pspA gene encoding phage shock protein PspA, with the protein product MGIFTRVRDIISSNINAMLDKAEDPEKLVKLMIREMEDTLVEVKASCAGAMATKKKIERELEDVRKRETEWSGKAQLAVDKGREDLAREALIERRRYRERAEAIERERVQCDELVSQYQSDILQLEEKLAAAREKQRMLVQRHVHAQRKRQAQIDIRKVETSDALARFDTFENRIERMEAEADLVNYGAKNSLEAEFLKLADDQDIEKQLAELKAKSQGGTPQN
- a CDS encoding PilZ domain-containing protein; the encoded protein is MMREETSRGEGRRFVRLPFASTVQYRYGAQDTGSATLLNVGRGGVCVRMGRYLRPGTRALVNVPSVQLDGRSVELKTELVWCRPADEPHEFEAGLRIVFDEPDAISGASELIHRALLDAGAEPRRVNERMVWSLARVRAPQGGRESRSVESPTSAFLEDPEGVALAATA
- a CDS encoding PspC domain-containing protein — its product is MTRYYDGVRTGLYRSRDGVLCGVCQGLADYFDLSAFWLRVIVLIAFLATGFFPVGIGYIIMALMMKPRPAYSYY
- a CDS encoding PspA/IM30 family protein; its protein translation is MGIFTRARDIISANINCMLDKAEDPEKLLSMMMREMEDTLIEVKASCAGAMAARRKIEREQDAVRARANEWEGKAKIAINKGRDDLAREALVERRRFMDRVEVLDRELAECEALLEQYQSDIAELEAKLEAVREKQRVLVQRHIRAVHRRRAQLDIRRVDTSDAFARFEHVEQSIDRLEAEAELINFGRKPSLSARIDALADDEDIETELQRLKGTTGVASS
- a CDS encoding PilZ domain-containing protein, with the protein product MEIWITRRRYRRVRFQGKARYQVARETGGHALIHDVDQGGLCLRVESPLPQGQRIVLEVEGPGANSGSIEFLGTVAWCTPTARGYLAGIRVYEDDADVRTALTELVCEGLKRRWSARVMRDRNFRYVEYGRRAAAPAPEASSVWKHLTPRGAWKPAAAVNLGF